The following nucleotide sequence is from Mycobacterium sp. Z3061.
GTCGATCTCGCCACAGCCGTGAATGGGTACCACATGAGGGTCGTGCAGCCGGCCGGCAGTACGGGCCTCCCGGAACAGCCGTTCCCGGAATGCCGGATTGTGAGAGTAGCTGCTGGACAACAGCTTCAGAGCCACCACTCGGTGCATCACGGTGTCTTCGGCCTCATAGACTTCGCCGAACCCGCCGGTGCCGAGCAGTCGCCGCAGCAGGTAAGGCCCGAAGCGGGTGCCGACGCGCGAGCGCGATGAGTGTCGGATCGTGGGATCGTCGGTCATCGGGGCGGTCCCAGTTCCAGCACCTTGCCGGTCGCGCAGTCGTCTGTGCGATGGCAGTCGACGACAAACAGATCGCCGTCCTTATCCACCGCGATCCCGAGCGGGTAGTTGAGCCCCGGGAAGGCGAGGCGGGTGGCGCTGGTGGCGCCGGCGGCCAATCTGAAAATCCCGTGCCCCTCAAGATCGGAGACATAGACGTTCCCACCCGGGTCCACCGCCACACCGTAAGGCGCCTGGAGGCCGGCGAACGGCAACTCGGTGGGAGTTGCAGCGCCGACGGGCAGCTTGAGCACGCGGCGGTCATCGCTGTCGGCGATGTAGAGGTTGCCATCCTTGTCCACCGCGACGCCCCCCGGCCCGCTCATCGGAACGGTGGGCATCAGCTGGGTCGCGCTGGTCGCCCCCGGGGCCAGCTTCAGCACCTGTTTGAGCGCGTTGTCGGTCAGGTAGACGCTGCCGTCCTTGCCCACCGCCAGACCCGCCGGCCTGCCGACGTGGCCGAACGGCAGCAGGATCGGGCCGCGGGCGCCCGGGGCGAGTTTCCACACGCCGGGCGCGTGAATGTCGGCGAGGTAGACGTTGCCTTCGTTGTCCGCCGCCACGTCCAAGCCGTAGACCTCCCCGAATGCCAATTCGGTGGGAGAGGACTGCGCGGCAGGCAGTTTCAGCACGCGGCCTTCCGGGGAGTGGTTGGTCAACTCGGCGACGTAGACGTTGCCGGCTTCATCGACTGCCACTCCGCGCGGTTTCACCAGGTTGGGGAACTTCAGCACGGTCGGCACCGTCGAGGACGGCCTCGGTGTGGTGGCGGCCGATGGGTGCGCTTCGTCGTGTCGGTGCACGATCGCGACGATCCCGACGGTGATCGCGACGGCCACCATGGCGATGGCGGCCACCACGAACACAACGCGATGGCGGCGCTTGCGGTCGGGCGGCTGGGCCCACGGCGGTCGGGGCGCGGACGGCGGGGGGAGAGGTGGCGGCGCATGCGGCATCGGCGGCGCCGGTGCCTCGATGCCCCATTCGCGGGTCGGAGCGGCGGGTTTCAGCGCGTTCTCGGCGGCCTGGGCCAGTTCGCCGGCACTGCGGTAGCGCGCGTCGGGATTCTTCGCCATGCCTCGTGCAATGACGTCGTCCAGCGCGGCCGGGATGCCGGGGCGCTGCTGGCTGGGTCGCGGTATGGGCGCGTTCAAGTGCGCGGTCATGAGGGCGGAAAGGTCACGGTGCTCCTCGTACGGCGCCTTGCCCGTAAGCAGCTCGTAGAGAACGCAGGCGAGCGCGTACACATCGCAGCGGTGATCCACCGGTGCTTCCGAAAGTCGTTCCGGGGCAACGTAATCGAAAGTGCCGACCGCCTTCCCGGTCTTGGTGAGGCGGGCGTCGCCGGCCGCGCTGGCCAGACCGAAGTCGACCAGGCTGGCGAAGTCGTCACCGGACAGCAGGATGTTTGCCGGTTTGACATCGCGGTGCAGCACCGTTTCGGCGTGCGCGGCATCCAGGGCGGCGGCGACCTGGCGGATCAGCTTCACCGCGCGGGCCGGGTCAAGCGGCCCCTCCCGCTTGAGCAGGGTCTCCAGATCCACGCCCCGGACCAGCCGCATGTCGATGTAGACCTGGCCGTCGATCTCCCCGCAGCTGTGAATCGGCAGCACATGAGGTTCTCGAAGACGTCCGGCGGTACGCGCCTCCCGGAAAAGACGCTCGCGGAACACCGGATCCTGCGAGTAGGTGTTGCTCAGCAACTTGAGCGCGACGATGCGGTTCATGGCGGTGTCCTCGGCTTCGTAGACCTCGCCGAACCCACCGCTACCCAACAGTCGGATCAACCGATACGGCCCGAACTGCGAACCCGCCCGATCCTCGACCACTCGCCCCTCCTCTGTTGCTGAGCGTAACGGGAGCGCGAACCATGCCGCGGCGGCCGGGAGCATTGCTCGGGCCCGCGGCGGCCGGCTGCGCCGGCCTTGCGACCCTCGCTAGGCTCACCCGATGGCTTCCGTTGAGTTGAACTCAAACGTCCCGATGGCCCCGCAGGACATGTGGGAGCGCGTGTCGGATCTCTCCGAGCTGGGCGAATGGCTCGTCATGCACGAGGGGTGGCGCAGCGACATCCCAGACGAGATCACGGTGGGAACCGAGATCATCGGCGTGGCGCGATCGAAGGGATTGCGCAACCGGGTGACGTGGACGGTGACCAAGTGGGACCCGCCCCACGAGGTCGCGATGTCGGGGTCGGGCAAAGGCGGAGCAAAGTACGGCGTGACCGTCACCGTCGCGCCCCATGAGGACGGTTCGACCATGGGTCTGCGCCTTGAGCTGGGCGGGCGTGCCTTGTTCGGCCCGGTCGGCTCGGCCGCGGCCCGGGCGGTCAAAGGCGACGTAGAAAAGTCGTTGCAATTGTTCGTCGAGCGCTACGCCTGAACGCCTTCGAGACACACTTCGCGACACGCCCGAAAGACGTCGGTGCCCGGTCATAGACTGGCTGCCCTATGAACCAATCGTCGTTCGTGCACCTGCACAACCACACCGAGTACTCGATGCTCGACGGTGCCGCGAAGATCTCGCCGATGCTGGCCGAGGCGCAACGGTTGGAGATGCCCGCAATCGGCATGACCGACCACGGAAACATGTTCGGCGCCAGCGAGTTCTACAACTCAGCCACCAAGGTCGGCATCAAGCCGATCATCGGCGTCGAGGCGTACATCGCTCCCGGCTCGCGATTCGATACCCGTCGCATCACCTGGGGTGATCCCAGCCAGAAGTCCGACGACGTATCGGGCAGCGGCTCCTACACGCACATGACGATGATGGCCGAGAACGCGACCGGCCTGCGCAACCTGTTCAAGCTGTCGTCGCTGGCTTCCTTCGAAGGCCAGCTCGGCAAGTGGTCGCGCATGGATGCCGAGCTCATCGCCGAACACGCCGAGGGCATCATCGCCACCACCGGTTGCCCGTCGGGGGAGGTGCAGACGCGGCTGCGGCTGGGTCACGAGCGCGAGGCGCTGGAGGCCGCCGCCAAATGGCGGGAGATCTTCGGCGCCGAGAACTTCTTTCTCGAGCTGATGGACCACGGCATCTCCATCGAACACCGGGTGCGCGAGGGCCTGCTGGAAATCGGCCGCAAGCTCGGTATCCCGCCGCTGGCCACCAACGACTGTCATTACGTGACCCGCGACGCATCCCATAACCACGAGGCGCTGCTGTGCGTGCAGACCGGCAAGACGCTCTCGGACCCTAACCGGTTCAAGTTCGACGGCGACGGCTACTACCTGAAGTCGGCCGCCGAGATGCGTCAGCTCTGGGACAGCCAGGTTCCCGGAGCGTGCGACTCCACCCTGCTGATCGGCGAGCGGGTCCAGTCCTACGCCGACGTGTGGACCCCGCGCGACCGGATGCCCATCTTCCCGGTGCCCGACGGGCACGACCAGGGGTCGTGGCTGCACCACGAGGTGATGGCGGGCCTGGCGCGGCGCTTTCCCGACGGCGTCGGCCAGGACTACATCGATCGTGCCGAGTACGAGATCAAGGTCATCTGCGACAAAGGTTTTCCGGCGTACTTCCTGATCGTGGCCGACCTGATCAACCACGCACGCTCGGTCGATATCCGGGTGGGGCCGGGGCGTGGCTCGGCTGCGGGCTCCCTGGTGGCTTACGCGATGGGTATCACCAATATCGATCCCATTCCGCACGGCCTGCTGTTCGAGCGATTCCTCAACCCCGAGCGCCCGTCGGCCCCAGACATCGACATCGACTTCGACGACCGTCGCCGCGGTGAGATGGTGCGCTACGCCGCCGACAAGTGGGGGCAGGACCGGGTTGCCCAGGTCATCACCTTCGGCACGATCAAAACGAAAGCCGCGCTGAAGGATTCGGCGCGCATCCACTACGGCCAGCCCGGCTTCGCGATCGCCGACCGGATCACCAAGGCGTTGCCGCCGCCCATCATGGCCAAGGACATTCCGTTGTCCGGCATCACCGACCCGGCCCATGAGCGGTTCAAGGAAGCCGCCGAGGTGCGCGGCCTGATCGAAACCGATCCCGACGTGCGCACCATTTACCAGACGGCGCGGGGCCTGGAGGGCCTGATCCGCAACGCCGGTGTGCACGCGTGTGCGGTGATCATGAGCAGCGAGCCGCTGACCGAGGCCATTCCGTTGTGGAGGCGGCCGCAGGACGGCGCCATCATCACCGGCTGGGATTACCCGTCCTGTGAGGCCATCGGCCTGCTGAAGATGGACTTCCTGGGCCTGCGCAACCTGACGATCATCGGCGACGCGCTGGAGAACATCAAGGCCAACCGGGGAATCGACCTCGACCTGGAATCGGTCCCGCTGGACGACAAACCCACCTACGAACTACTGGGCCGCGGCGATACCCTGGGCGTGTTCCAGCTCGACGGTGGCCCGATGCGGGATCTGTTGCGCCGCATGCAGCCCACCGAGTTCAACGACATCGTCGCCGTGTTGGCGTTGTACCGCCCCGGGCCGATGGGCATGAACGCCCACAACGACTATGCCGACCGCAAGAACGGCCGGCAGGCGATCAAGCCGATCCACCCGGAGCTCGAGGAGCCGCTGCGCGAGATCCTCTCGGAGACTTACGGTCTGATCGTCTACCAAGAGCAGATCATGTTCATCGCCCAGAAGGTCGCCTCCTACACGATGGGCAAGGCCGACGCGCTGCGCAAGGCCATGGGCAAGAAGAAGCTCGAGGTGCTCGAAGCCGAGTACAAGGGTTTCTACGAGGGCATGACCACCAACGGCTTCTCCGAAAAAGCCGTGAAAGCGTTGTGGGACACCATCCTTCCGTTCGCCGGCTACGCATTCAACAAGTCGCACGCAGCTGGATACGGCCTGGTCTCCTACTGGACGGCGTACCTGAAGGCCAACTATCCGGCCGAATACATGGCGGGCCTGCTCACCTCCGTCGGTGACGACAAGGACAAGGCCGCGGTCTATCTGGCCGACTGCCGCAAGCTGGGGATCACCGTGCTGCCTCCCGACGTGAACGAGTCGCTGGTGAACTTCGCCTCGGTCGGCAAGGACATCCGCTTCGGGTTGGGCGCCGTGCGCAACGTCGGTGCCAACGTCGTCGGCTCGCTGATCAAGACCCGCAACGAGAAGGGCAAGTTCACCGACTTCTCGGATTACCTGAACAAGATCGACATCTCGGCCTGCAACAAGAAGGTCACCGAGTCGTTGATCAAGGCCGGTGCTTTCGACTCGCTGAAGCACGCTCGCAAGGGCCTGTTCCTGGTGCACACCGACGCTGTCGATTCGGTGCTGGGCACCAAGAAGGCCGAGGCGATGGGCCAGTTCGACCTGTTCGGCGGAGACGACGGGTGCACCGAGGCGGTCTTCACCATCAAGGTGCCCGACGACGAGTGGGAAGACAAACACAAACTCGCCCTGGAACGCGAGATGCTGGGTCTCTACGTCTCTGGGCATCCACTCAACGGGGTGGCGCACCTGCTGGCCACACAGGTCGACACCGCGATCCCGGCGATCCTGGACGGCGATGTCGCCAACGAGACCCAGGTGCGGGTGGGTGGCATCCTCGCCTCGGTGAACCGGCGGGTCAACAAGAACGGAATGCCCTGGGCTTCAGCGCAATTGGAAGACCTGACCGGTGGCATCGAGGTGATGTTCTTCCCCCACACGTATTCGAACTACGGTGCCGAGATCGCTGACGACGTGGTGGTGCTTGTCAACGCCAAGGTTGCCATCCGCGATGACCGCATCAGCCTGATCGCCAACGAGCTTGTGGTGCCGGACTTCTCCAACGCCCAGCCGAATCGGCCGCTGGCGGTCAGTCTGCCCACCCGGCAGTGCACCATTGACAAGGTGACCGCTCTCAAGCAGGTGCTGGCGCGCCATCCGGGCACCTCGCAGGTGCATCTGCGACTCATCAGCGGCGACCGGATCACGACGCTGGAACTGGATCAGTCGCTGCGGGTGACGCCATCGCCGGCGTTGATGGGTGATCTCAAGGAGTTGCTCGGCCCGGGGTGTCTGGGCAGCTGAATGTGCGGCTAGCTTCACGTTCGGCAGCGAATGTGCGGCCAGCTTCACACTCGATCGGCCGGTAGAGCTAGGCAGGCTCTACCCGGACGATGGCGCTGTCGGCCCACACGCCACGGTCGCGTGCGCGCCGCAGCTTCTCGCGCAGCCCGAGGTCGCGGTGCACATTCGTCACGCCCGGAATCTTCAGCAGCGGCACAATATTCCACTGCCATCCGTAACGCCGGTGCAGCAGCCGGTTGGCCCGCTGCGCCTCAGCGCCGGCCAGGACCGTCGCCCGGCCCGGCGCCCAGTCCGTGGCACCCCGGCCGCGATAGTCGCAGACGGCGAGTTCGACGTCGGGGCGGGCGCTGAGGCGCTTGGTCTTGGGGCCGACCTTGGTTCGGAACACCACCGCGTCGCCGTCGAAGGCGAACCAGATCGGGGTGTCGGCAGGTGTGCCGTCGCGGCGGAACGACCGCAGTAGTGCGTATCGCGACTTGCTCAAATTTGTGTGCATGGCTGACAGTTAACGACTTAGAGTTAACTCGAAGTCAAGCACCGGAGGTGTCGATGCGCCTGACCATCGGAGAGGTGTCCCGCCAAGCCGGGATCGCGGCAACCACGCTGCGCTACTACGAGCAGATCGGCCTGATCCCGGCGCCCGCCCGCCGAGGCGGCCAGCGTCGCTATGACGATGCGGTGCTTGCTCGACTGGAGGTGATCCGGCTGTGCAAGTCCGCGGGATTCGCGTTGGAGGAGATCCAGCTGCTGTTCGCCGACGATGTGCCGGGGCGCCCCGCCAGTCGCGCGCTCGCGCAGGCCAAGCTCGCCGAAATTGACGCACACATGGCATCGTTGGCGCGGGCGCGAGAGGTCATCGAGTGGGGGATGCGCTGCACCTGTCCGTCAATTGACGCGTGCACGTGCGGCATTCACCAGGCGTTGCCCGCCGCCAAACCCTAGAACCGGTAGCGCAGGATCCGGGCCTTGCGGGCACCGGCCTTGAATTTCCCGGATGCCTTGGTAGCAACCCGGATCCACTTCGGAAAGAGCTCCACCTCGGGAGCGTGCGCCAAGCTGGCCGCCTCGACGAGCGTCAACCGGGGGTTCCACGTCTCGGGTACCCGCGCATCCTTGAAGCCGGCATATCCCCATTGATTCCCGACGCTGCTGAACATTTTCTGCGGTGCCAGCTTTACGGCGAGTCGACTGAACCAGCCAATCCGGCCGTAGTCGTTGAACGCGATTTCACCCGACTCGAAATACTCGGAAATTCGTCGGAAGACGCCGACAATCACCGACTCGGTCAAGAAAGCGAACAGCCCGTCGGCGATCAATATCGTCGGCCGGTCGGCGGGGATGGCCGCAGGCCAGTCGTGGTCGGCCACCGACGCCGCGACCGAATGCGCGTGTTTGCTGGGTGGCAGCACCCGGTCGCGCAGCGCGATCACGCCCGGCAGGTCGAGGCTGTACCAGTCGACGGTGGCGGGCGGGTTAACCCGCAGCGGACCCGAGTCCACTCCGGCGCCGAGGTCGACGACCACGGCGTCGGGATGCTCGGCGGTGAATGCCCGCACCCGGTCGTCGAGCATCTTGGCGCGCAGCGCCGATTGGCACACCACGCTGGCGGTCACTCCGAGTCCGGCGAAGTCGTAGTCGATCATGCCGACCACCCGGTCGGCCAGCGCATCGCCGAGAATTGGCCGCGCACAACGACTGTCCAACGCCCGCGCATATTCGGTGAGGAGCGCCGTTTGCTCCAGCGGCGAGAGACTGCTGACGTCAATACCCGCGTTCCGCCCCATAAGCGCCAACGTACGCCCGGTCCTGTGTTCCGTGGGCCGTGAGTTCGGACGTAGGCTCAGCGATGAGAAGCGATCTGGTGCCTTCCTACATGCCAACGGGAGCGGGAAATGAGCCCAACCGAACGTCCGCGAACCATGTGTGAGGCCTTTCAGCGCACCGCGGTCGTCGACCCGGACGCGGTGGCGCTGCGCACCGCAGGGGGCGCCCGGGAGCTCACGTGGCGCGACTACGCCGAGCAGGTGCGCAAGGTCGCCGCCGGCCTCACCGGCCTGGGGGTTCGCCGCGGCGACACCGTTTCGCTGATGATGGCCAACCGCGTCGAGTTCTACCCCCTTGAGATCGGCGCGCAACATGTTGGGGCCACGTCGTTTTCGGTGTACAACACGCTGCCGGCCGAGCAGCTGACCTACGTCTTCGGCAACGCCGGCACCGCGGTGGTGATGTGTGAAGAACAGTATGTGGACCGGATCCGCGCCAGCGGCGCCGCGATCGAGCACATCATCTGTATCGACGGCAACCCCGCGGGCACGCTGTCGGTCGAGGACCTGTACGCGGCCGCGCCGGTGGACTTCGACTTCGAATCGGCTTGGCGGGCCGTGCAACCCGACGATGTCGTCACTTTGATCTACACCTCGGGTACCACTGGAAATCCGAAGGGTGTGGAGATGACTCACACCAACCTGCTCTTTGAGGGGTACGCGCTGGACAGCGTGCTGGGAGTCGAGCACGGCGACCGGATCACCTCGTACCTGCCGTCCGCTCATATCGCCGACCGGATAACCGCCCTGTACTCACAGGAGATGTTCGGGACCCAGGTGACGGTGGTCTCCGACGTCCGTACGATCGCCGCGGCGCTGCCCGACGTGCGGCCCATGATTTGGGGCGCGGTGCCCCGCGTTTGGGAAAAGCTCAGGGCCGGAATCGAATTCGCGGTAAGTAACGAGCCCGATGAGGTCAAGCGGCAGGCATTGCAATGGGCGATGTCGGTGGCGGCCAAGCGCTCGACAGCGGAACTCGCCGGGGAGACGATGTCAGAGGAGCTGGCGGCCGAGTGGGCCACCGCCGACGACCTGGTGCTGTCCAAGCTGCGCGAGCGGATCGGTTTCGGAGAGCTGCGCTGGGCGGTGTCAGGCGCGGCACCGATCCCGAGGGAGACCTTGGCCTTCTTCATGGGCATCGGTATCCCGATCTCCGAGCTCTGGGGCATGTCCGAGCTCAGCTGCGCTGCCAGCGCGTGCCACCCCCGCGACGCCAAGCTGGGCACCGTCGGCAAGCTGCTACCCGGCCTCGAGGGCAGGATTGCCGACGACGGCGAGTACCTGGTGCGCGGGCCACTGGTGATGAAGCGCTACCGAAAGGAGCCGGCCAAGACCGCAGAAGCGATCGACGACCAGGGCTGGCTACACACCGGCGACATTGTCGAGGTCGACGACGAGGGTTACCTGCGGGTGGTGGACCGCAAGAAGGAGCTGATCATCAACGCGGCCGGAAAGAACATGTCCCCGGCCAACATCGAGAACACCATCGTCGCCGCGTGCCGGATGGTCGGGGTGATGATCGCGATCGGCGACGGCCGGCCCTACAACACCGCGCTGATGGTTTTCGACGCCGACTCGGTCGGCCCGTATGCGGCCCAGCGAGGGCTCGATCCCTCCCCGGAGGCCCTGGCCTCACACCCGGAAGTGGTCGCGGAGATCGCCGCCGGCGTGGCCGAGGGCAACCAAAAACTGTCGAGGGTGGAGCAGATCAAGCGGTTTCGCATCCTGCCGGCCTTGTGGGAGCCCGGCGGTGACGAGATCACGCTGACCATGAAGCTCAAGCGCAAGCCCATCCACGCCAAGTATGCCGCCGAGATTGAGGAGCTGTACGTGAGTGAACCCGGACCGCACATCCACGAGCCGAGCGCCGCACCGGCGCCGCAGCCGGCATAGGGAGGGGCGATGACGGCACGGGAGGTCGGTCGCAGCGGAGTCCGAAAGCTCTTGCAGCGCACCGGATTTGTTGATGAGTCGACGACGGCCCTGGGGACCGATCCGCAAGCGGTGACCCAGCTGCTGGATGCGGACTGGTTCGGTGAGCGGCTCGAGGCGCTGGCTGAGGAACTCGGGCGCGATCCCGAGAGCGTGCGGGTGGAGGCCGCCGGTTATCTGCGCGAGATTGCGGCGTCGCTGGACGAGCGCGCGGTTCAGGCCTGGCGGGGATTCAGCCGGTGGCTGATGCGGGCGTATGACGTGCTGGTCGACGAGGACCAGATCGCGCAGTTGCGGTCGCTGGACCGCAAGGCAACGCTGGCGTTCGCGTTCTCGCACCGGTCCTATCTGGACGGGATGCTGTTACCCGAGGAGATCGCCGCCAACCGCCTGTCGTCGGCATTCACCTTCGGCGGGGCCAATTTGAACTTCTTCCCGATGGGCGGCTTCGCCAAGCGCACCGGGACGATCTTCATCCGGCGCCAGACGAAGGACATTCCCGTCTACCGGTTCGTGTTGCGCGCCTACACCGCTCAACTGGTGCAGAACCACACCAATCTCACCTGGTCGATCGAAGGTGGGCGCACCCGCACCGGCAAGCTGCGGCCGCCGGTGTTCGGCATCCTGCGCTACCTCACCGATGCCGTCGACGAAATCGACGGGCCGGAAGTGTATTTGGTGCCGACATCGATCGTCTACGACCAGCTGCACGAGGTGGAGGCGATGACCACCGAGGCCTACGGGGCGACCAAACGACCGGAGGACCTGCGGTTCCTGGTCCGGCTGTCCCGGCAGCAGGGGGAGCGGCTGGGCCGGGCTTACCTCGATTTCGGTGAGCCGCTTCCGCTGCGCAAACGCCTGGAGGAATTGCGGGCCGACCCGTCGGGAACTGAGACGGTGGTCGAACGCATCGCTTTGGACGTCGAGCACCGCATCAACCGCGCCACCCCGGTGACGCCGACCGCGGTGGTGAGCCTGGCGTTGCTGGGAGCCGACCGCTCGTTGTCCATCAGCGAGGTGCTGTCGACTGTCAGCCCGCTGGCCAGATACATCAACGCCCGTAATTGGGCGGTGGCCGGGGCCGCGGATCTGACGAACCGCTCGACGATCCGCTGGACCCTGCACCAGATGGTGAACTCCGGGGTGGTGAGCGTCTACGACGCCGGCACCGAAGCGGTCTGGGGGATCGGCGCCGATCAGCATCTGGTCGCGGCGTTCTACCGCAACACCGCCATCCACATCCTGGTCGATCGGGCTATTGCGGAGCTGGCGTTGCTGGCGGCGTCGGAGAGCGCCGAGAGCTCCGGGGACGGCTTCGTGTCCCCGGCGGCCGTCCGGGACGAGGCGCTCGGCCTGCGCGAATTGCTGAAATTCGAGTTCCTGTTCTCGGCGCGCGCCCAGTTCGAGCGGGAGCTCGCCGACGAGGTCAAGCTAATCGGGCCGGTGGAGGACACGTCCAAGGAGGTCATCGCGGCCGACGTCCGGAAACTGCTGGAGTCGGCGGATCTGCTGCTGGCGCATCTGGTGCTGCGGCCGTTCCTGGACGCCTACCACATCGTGGCCGACCGGCTGGCGGCCCTCGAGGACGAGGCGCTGGACGAGGACGCGTTTCTCACCGAGTGTCTCGAGGTGGGCAAGCAGTGGGAACTGCAGCGCCGGATCGCCAACGCGGAGTCACGGTCGATGGAGCTGTTCAAGACCGCGCTGCGGCTCGCCCGGCACCGCGAGCTCGTCGACGGTGCCGACCAGGCCGACATAGCCAAGCGGCGCCGGGAGTTCGCCGACGAGATCGCGACGGCGTCCCGGCGGGTCAATGTGATCGCGGAGCTGGCGCGGCGCCAGGAATAGCAGCTGAGACGCTGCTCCCGGCGGCATGGCACCATTAACCGGTGTCCGCCGAACTGAGCCAGAACCCTCGCGAGTTGCCGCTGTGCGCGGCTGACATCGACGGTGCGGCCAAGCGAATTGCTCCGGTGGTCACCCCGACGCCCCTGCAGTACAGCGACCGGCTGTCGGAGATCACCGGCGCGAACGTCTACCTCAAGCGCGAGGACCTGCAGGTGGTCCGCTCCTACAAGCTGCGCGGCGCCTATAACCTGCTGGTCCAGCTTTCCGATGAGGAGCTGGCCGCCGGAGTGGTGTGTTCCTCGGCGGGCAACCATGCCCAGGGCTTCGCCTACGCGTGCCGTTCGCTGGGTGTGCACGGCCGCGTCTATGTGCCGGCCAAGACCCCCAAGCAGAAGCGCGACCGCATCCGCTATCACGGCCGTGAGTTCATCGAGCTGATCGTGGGCGGTTCGACGTACGACCTGGCCGCCGCCGCCGCCCGCGATGACGTCGAGCGCACCGGCGCCACCCTGGTGCCGCCCTACGACGATCTGCGCACCATGGCCGGTCAGGGCACCATCGCCGTCGAAATACTGGACGCCCTGGGTGACGAACCGGACCTGGTGGTGGTGCCCGTCGGCGGCGGCGGCTGCATCGCGGGCATCACCAGCTACCTGGCCGAACAGACATCGAATACCGCCGTGCTGGGTATCGAGCCGGCCGGGGCCGCCGCGATGATGGCCGCGCTGGCAGCCGGCGAACCGGTGACTCTAGAGCACGTGGATCAGTTCGTCGACGGCGCCGCCGTGGCGCGGGCGGGAACGCTGCCCTATGCCGCGCTGGCCGCCGCCGGTGACATGGTGTCGATCACCACGGTCGACGAGGGCGCGGTG
It contains:
- the fadD11 gene encoding fatty acid--CoA ligase FadD11 — protein: MSPTERPRTMCEAFQRTAVVDPDAVALRTAGGARELTWRDYAEQVRKVAAGLTGLGVRRGDTVSLMMANRVEFYPLEIGAQHVGATSFSVYNTLPAEQLTYVFGNAGTAVVMCEEQYVDRIRASGAAIEHIICIDGNPAGTLSVEDLYAAAPVDFDFESAWRAVQPDDVVTLIYTSGTTGNPKGVEMTHTNLLFEGYALDSVLGVEHGDRITSYLPSAHIADRITALYSQEMFGTQVTVVSDVRTIAAALPDVRPMIWGAVPRVWEKLRAGIEFAVSNEPDEVKRQALQWAMSVAAKRSTAELAGETMSEELAAEWATADDLVLSKLRERIGFGELRWAVSGAAPIPRETLAFFMGIGIPISELWGMSELSCAASACHPRDAKLGTVGKLLPGLEGRIADDGEYLVRGPLVMKRYRKEPAKTAEAIDDQGWLHTGDIVEVDDEGYLRVVDRKKELIINAAGKNMSPANIENTIVAACRMVGVMIAIGDGRPYNTALMVFDADSVGPYAAQRGLDPSPEALASHPEVVAEIAAGVAEGNQKLSRVEQIKRFRILPALWEPGGDEITLTMKLKRKPIHAKYAAEIEELYVSEPGPHIHEPSAAPAPQPA
- the ilvA gene encoding threonine ammonia-lyase, whose protein sequence is MSAELSQNPRELPLCAADIDGAAKRIAPVVTPTPLQYSDRLSEITGANVYLKREDLQVVRSYKLRGAYNLLVQLSDEELAAGVVCSSAGNHAQGFAYACRSLGVHGRVYVPAKTPKQKRDRIRYHGREFIELIVGGSTYDLAAAAARDDVERTGATLVPPYDDLRTMAGQGTIAVEILDALGDEPDLVVVPVGGGGCIAGITSYLAEQTSNTAVLGIEPAGAAAMMAALAAGEPVTLEHVDQFVDGAAVARAGTLPYAALAAAGDMVSITTVDEGAVCTAMLDLYQNEGIIAEPAGALSVAGLLEADVEPGSTVVCLISGGNNDVSRYGEVLERSLVHLGLKHYFLVDFPQEPGALRRFLDEVLGPNDDITLFEYVKRNNRETGEALVGIQLGSAADLDGLLARMQATEMHVETLLPGSPAYRYLLL
- a CDS encoding lysophospholipid acyltransferase; amino-acid sequence: MTAREVGRSGVRKLLQRTGFVDESTTALGTDPQAVTQLLDADWFGERLEALAEELGRDPESVRVEAAGYLREIAASLDERAVQAWRGFSRWLMRAYDVLVDEDQIAQLRSLDRKATLAFAFSHRSYLDGMLLPEEIAANRLSSAFTFGGANLNFFPMGGFAKRTGTIFIRRQTKDIPVYRFVLRAYTAQLVQNHTNLTWSIEGGRTRTGKLRPPVFGILRYLTDAVDEIDGPEVYLVPTSIVYDQLHEVEAMTTEAYGATKRPEDLRFLVRLSRQQGERLGRAYLDFGEPLPLRKRLEELRADPSGTETVVERIALDVEHRINRATPVTPTAVVSLALLGADRSLSISEVLSTVSPLARYINARNWAVAGAADLTNRSTIRWTLHQMVNSGVVSVYDAGTEAVWGIGADQHLVAAFYRNTAIHILVDRAIAELALLAASESAESSGDGFVSPAAVRDEALGLRELLKFEFLFSARAQFERELADEVKLIGPVEDTSKEVIAADVRKLLESADLLLAHLVLRPFLDAYHIVADRLAALEDEALDEDAFLTECLEVGKQWELQRRIANAESRSMELFKTALRLARHRELVDGADQADIAKRRREFADEIATASRRVNVIAELARRQE